One Xenopus tropicalis strain Nigerian chromosome 8, UCB_Xtro_10.0, whole genome shotgun sequence genomic window carries:
- the LOC100135188 gene encoding uncharacterized protein LOC100135188 isoform X2, whose product MDIELPLLILYKIRTSRLSQNKEQQRSGRSAAKKRRVYLRNERKFPNRVNLLDLNEEEIKARYRLSSEAIQSLFEKVKENLNPKTERSHAIPGIVKLLCALHFFASGSFQNSVSTAGGITQSSFSRFLFQVIQAIVNLYKEYISFPNDPASLKAVKQSFLSIAGFPNVIGAIDCTHVALSPPSENEYIYRNEKHFHSLNMQVVVSNNMKIIDVVAKFPGSTEDSYILSQSGLHQRFENGEFGSGWLLGDSMYGLKPWLMTPVSNPKTRAEKKYNHAHSATRSIIDRTFGMLKTRFGCLDKSKGVLLYSPEKVCKIFFVCCILHNIAMNESDYIEVNEEYAQHEEINMEPFEDDTDEGGILREKLILEHFAG is encoded by the exons ATGGATATTGAATTGCCACTTCTAATACTGTACAAAATAAGAACAAGCCGCCTGTCTCAGAACAAAGAGCAGCAAAGGAGCGGGAGAAGCGCAGCGAAAAAGAGGCGCGTGTACTTGCGAAATGAAAGAAAGTTCCCCAATCGAGTGAATCTTCTCGATCTGAACGAAGAGGAGATTAAAGCAAGGTATCGATTGTCCTCCGAAGCCATTCAGTCCCTTTttgaaaaagtaaaagaaaacttGAATCCCAAAACAGAGAGAAGCCACGCCATTCCGGGCATCGTCAAGTTACTGTGCGCACTACACTTCTTCGCCAGCGGCTCTTTCCAGAACAGCGTCTCCACAGCCGGCGGCATCACGCAGTCCAGTTTCAGCAGATTTCTCTTCCAAGTCATACAGGCCATAGTGAACTTGTACAAAGAGTACATTAGCTTTCCTAATGACCCAGCTTCCCTGAAGGCAGTCAAACAGTCCTTCCTGAGTATAGCAGGATTCCCAAATGTCATCGGTGCCATCGACTGCACCCATGTTGCCTTATCGCCTCCGTCCGAAAACGAGTACATCTATCGGAATGAAAAGCACTTCCATTCTTTGAATATGCAAGTCGTCGTATCAAACAACATGAAGATCATCGACGTGGTAGCCAAGTTCCCTGGTTCTACTGAAGACTCCTACATATTAAGTCAGTCTGGGCTTCATCAGCGCTTTGAGAATGGGGAATTCGGATCTGGATGGTTGTTAG GTGACAGCATGTATGGCCTGAAGCCTTGGCTTATGACTCCTGTTAGTAACCCTAAAACCAGGGCTGAGAAGAAATATAACCATGCTCATTCTGCAACGCGGTCCATAATCGACCGTACGTTCGGAATGCTGAAAACCCGATTCGGATGCCTGGATAAATCGAAAGGGGTTTTGCTTTACTCCCCCGAAAAAGTCTGCAAAATATTTTTCGTCTGCTGCATACTTCACAACATTGCCATGAATGAAAGCGACTACATTGAAGTCAACGAGGAGTACGCTCAGCACGAGGAAATAAACATGGAGCCCTTCGAAGATGATACGGATGAAGGAGGAATTCTACGAGAGAAGTTGATACTGGAACATTTTGCAGGTTGA
- the LOC100135188 gene encoding uncharacterized protein LOC100135188 isoform X1 yields MASEAKMDIELPLLILYKIRTSRLSQNKEQQRSGRSAAKKRRVYLRNERKFPNRVNLLDLNEEEIKARYRLSSEAIQSLFEKVKENLNPKTERSHAIPGIVKLLCALHFFASGSFQNSVSTAGGITQSSFSRFLFQVIQAIVNLYKEYISFPNDPASLKAVKQSFLSIAGFPNVIGAIDCTHVALSPPSENEYIYRNEKHFHSLNMQVVVSNNMKIIDVVAKFPGSTEDSYILSQSGLHQRFENGEFGSGWLLGDSMYGLKPWLMTPVSNPKTRAEKKYNHAHSATRSIIDRTFGMLKTRFGCLDKSKGVLLYSPEKVCKIFFVCCILHNIAMNESDYIEVNEEYAQHEEINMEPFEDDTDEGGILREKLILEHFAG; encoded by the exons atggcctctgaagct AAAATGGATATTGAATTGCCACTTCTAATACTGTACAAAATAAGAACAAGCCGCCTGTCTCAGAACAAAGAGCAGCAAAGGAGCGGGAGAAGCGCAGCGAAAAAGAGGCGCGTGTACTTGCGAAATGAAAGAAAGTTCCCCAATCGAGTGAATCTTCTCGATCTGAACGAAGAGGAGATTAAAGCAAGGTATCGATTGTCCTCCGAAGCCATTCAGTCCCTTTttgaaaaagtaaaagaaaacttGAATCCCAAAACAGAGAGAAGCCACGCCATTCCGGGCATCGTCAAGTTACTGTGCGCACTACACTTCTTCGCCAGCGGCTCTTTCCAGAACAGCGTCTCCACAGCCGGCGGCATCACGCAGTCCAGTTTCAGCAGATTTCTCTTCCAAGTCATACAGGCCATAGTGAACTTGTACAAAGAGTACATTAGCTTTCCTAATGACCCAGCTTCCCTGAAGGCAGTCAAACAGTCCTTCCTGAGTATAGCAGGATTCCCAAATGTCATCGGTGCCATCGACTGCACCCATGTTGCCTTATCGCCTCCGTCCGAAAACGAGTACATCTATCGGAATGAAAAGCACTTCCATTCTTTGAATATGCAAGTCGTCGTATCAAACAACATGAAGATCATCGACGTGGTAGCCAAGTTCCCTGGTTCTACTGAAGACTCCTACATATTAAGTCAGTCTGGGCTTCATCAGCGCTTTGAGAATGGGGAATTCGGATCTGGATGGTTGTTAG GTGACAGCATGTATGGCCTGAAGCCTTGGCTTATGACTCCTGTTAGTAACCCTAAAACCAGGGCTGAGAAGAAATATAACCATGCTCATTCTGCAACGCGGTCCATAATCGACCGTACGTTCGGAATGCTGAAAACCCGATTCGGATGCCTGGATAAATCGAAAGGGGTTTTGCTTTACTCCCCCGAAAAAGTCTGCAAAATATTTTTCGTCTGCTGCATACTTCACAACATTGCCATGAATGAAAGCGACTACATTGAAGTCAACGAGGAGTACGCTCAGCACGAGGAAATAAACATGGAGCCCTTCGAAGATGATACGGATGAAGGAGGAATTCTACGAGAGAAGTTGATACTGGAACATTTTGCAGGTTGA